Within Leishmania infantum JPCM5 genome chromosome 35, the genomic segment GACTTTCTGGGGGGTGGTTACAAGAAGGAATAGGAAACGAGAACATGGTTGGTAAAGAGAGAAGCTGCGTCGGAGAGCACAAGACACAGTGCACGAGGATGGCGCAAAATGAACCGGCGAGTGGGAGAAGAAACACGTCTCCTGTGGATCAGCCTAAGCAAaacgccggcaccgccgacatctTTTCCCATGCTCAACTGTTTccagcgttgccgccgcacacacacacgcacaattTCCACGTCCTGGGCACTGAACAGTTCAACTGCAGAGGGTTGCAGGGCGCATCAGCAAGCGAGGAAAACGGGccagaaaggaaaaagatTCTGGTGTGTTGAACAGGAAGACGTGGGCCACTAAGTGACAAGACAAAGAAAGTGGAAGGACACTTCAGACACTTAAGCGAAAAAAAGGCAAGGTTAGGAGTAAAGAGATATTTGCGCAAACCGTGAAGGCGATGCTGCATTAGGAGGTCACGCCAAAGAAtcattctttttttttgtttagCGAATAAACCCCGTCACCTATGCATACACATGATCACAAGAGTAAGCTGTTGAGCCCCCAGACAGCGAGCAACGTGACAGGCCGCGAACTGTCAAAGCAAGCCAAAATTCGATCACGTAGGGGAGCGTAATGTGTGCCAGTGTCGGGCTCCACGGATTGGCTACTCCACGTAGCCGTAGGTCTTGCGCTTCGCCAGCGGCTTCACGTTGTCGCCGTGAATGCGCGACATCTCTTTCACTGCCTCGCGCTTCTCGGCCTTCTTGATACGGCGTGAAGTGCGCAGAATTGCCTTGGGTGCATTGCACTGGTTGCTAATTCGCTTCACCTCGACGAAGTTGGAGTACTTACTCTTCAAAGAGCGCATATAGTTGAACTTGTGCTTCTCTGGGCCGCGTAGTGGACGAATCGGCTTGCTGGCGTCGGActtccacacacgcagcaccgcatcTTCGCTCCCGCTGTAAATGTAGCTGTTATCGGGAGACCACTTCACCGCGTACACGCCGGCCATCCGCTTCGTGTGGAACATCTCAATCGAGTCAGACTTGGATGTCTGGTGCAGGTCCCAAATGCGCAACGAGGCGTCTTGCGATCCGGCGGCAAACATGGTGCCAGTCGGACTAAAGTCGACACATGTGACAGGACGGATGTGACCCTGGAAGACATTGCGCGGACGTCCAGGCACGCGTATGTCGAATAAGTAGCAGTTGCGGTCGTCGCTTCCCGTCACGAACACGTTCGGGTCCATCGGGTTCCACGAAAGTGATGTTGAACACATCTCCATCACAATCTTGCTGTGGGCGGACTGACTGCGAACGTCGTACAGGAAGACACCGCGATCTGCCATGCAGCATGCGACTAAATTGGTCTCAATCTTGTTAAACTGGCAGGAAGACACCGTGTCGTCCCCCCAAGAAAACCGCTGGAGGGGCTGCGTGCGATTGACATCCCAGATGCTCACCACGTCCGACGACGTGGCGAACCACGACTTGTGGAAATGGTGATcgatggaggagaagggaaaCTCACCGAGAAACTCTGCCACCGGCTCAATACGCTCTTCACCAGGGTCGAAGTCCAAATCCCACATCCTCACTGTTTTGTCACGCGAAGCGCTAAAGCAAGCGACGCCATCTGGCGAGATGGCCACGCCGTCGACAGAGTGTCGATGTGCGTTGATGACCGCACGCTGCTTCCGCGTCATCGCATCCCATACTATTAGCCCGCCGTCAACAGAGCCCGTGGCTACGGTGGACAGGCTTGTAATATCAGTAGCGATCGACTGAATGGTATCCTGGTGGCCCGAGAGCGCAGCCACAAAAGGCTTTGCAAACATACGGTCCATTTTGGCAGCAACCACCGCCCGTGTGAACTCTACCTGTTTTGCCATGGGATTAAACTTCGGATCATAATTTCGATTGACCTTGGGCACCTCCGTCGCGCGATCTTTTGTCCACTCCAACTCGGAGCGGCTGATTGTCTTGATCTTGACCATTCTCCACCAAAAAGCGCAAGCTTCAGTAAACACGTGGTATCAGCGAAGGCATACAAACAAAGAAGAAATGAAGAGCACTAAAGACGAACTGAGACCACTGTGCAGACACATTGGGACTTGAGCAAAAGAGCTGCAGAACCAAAATAGAAAAAACGAAGGCCAGGGAATCGAACAAAATAAAGGTAAGTAAATCGCTAGAGAAGAAGCTCATGGCTGCGCCAGGCAGTCTAAGGGTTTTGCCGGTTCGCGAACGTAGACTTCGAGTTGAGTGGAAAGACATACTCGCACATGAGCGCGCTGTGCAGCTGTATATAGGCTTCCTTGTTCTCGAAGGACATCCACACCTAACCTGCCCCTAGCACTCATGTAatcctttttgtttgttttgcttttttgGAAGGGGTTGATGGAACCACTAGTGAACATAAACAGAAACAAAGCTGAGAGAGAAACGCATTCGTATGGTGCATCCTGCGATAAAGATGAAGTGTTGATTAGTGAGCATCCTCTGCACTCCCGTGTTCCGTAAACGGGGCAAGCATCTTGTCTACAAACTTTTCGTAGTGGATAACACCGTTATCCTCAAATCCTTGAATTAGCTCGCGAAACTCTTCCTCGTGGTACTTCTCTCCCATAGTGGTCATGATATGCCGGAACTCGGCCACCGAGACTGTCCCGTCCAAGTCTTTGTCGAAGACACGAAACGCCTCTTTCACTGCCTCTGCCGTGTCCATCTTGTCGTCATGTTTTTCCACAAGAGCCTCGTAGCCTGCCATGTCCACATCAGTCGCTGTCACCATTATTTCCTTGATCTTCTCCTCACTTGGATTGAGCCCTGCTGCCCTCAGTGCTGTTGGAACTGAAGCCTTTGGAATCTTGCCatcacgctgcagcagctcaaaCGCCTCTTTCATCAAGGTTGAACGCGACATTGTCAAAAAGGAGTTGCGAGAGAAATCCTGAAAGGAAAAAGTCTTGCAAACGCGAAACGCAAGTGGAGAAACGTACCGTGGTCACTTGCATTTCAAGTAGTGTACCAACGCCACAGAGCGAGGAAAAGGGATAAGAAGCTGTGAGCACCTTCCGCGAAAGAGAATGGGAACTGTGTGCCAGCATGCCAAAACATATAATATGGATGCATAACAAAGAACAACATCCGGGAAATGTTGTAGTTGGGCAGCGCCTTCGGGGATGAAGAGCAAGAGACACGGTAATTATCACGTACGCGCCTTTCGTCCTACTTGAGCAATCGAATCTACATACCTGAGCAAAGACGTTCTCTTTTGGCTCTGTGTCTCTCGGCACTATTCTGTTTGCTCTGTGTTTTGCTGTGACTGTAACGACGAGTTTTTTATTACCATTAAATCAGAAGAAACATCATGTTCGCTCGCACTGCCACCAGGGAAACagacaaaaaagaaagaggcggGGTTAAGCGACTGATCCGCTAAACCAACTCAACATCTCCAACAAGGATCATACCGAAACAAAACCAAAACCACCAAAACCTACGAAAACTATCAGCAACCTTTTCAACTCCCTCAAAATGCGAGTGGGCCTTCAGCCAGTTGTACTCGGCAAAATTGGCGGGAACCTGAATCTCCTTCTTTTCCATGTCCAGATAGTAAGGACGACCTGGTGGTATCACTCTGATTTCCTGCCCCTTTAAAAACCAGCGGTACAGAAACGCGGACTTAAGCATGCCTGAGAGGAACTGCTCCAATTCGTCAGGGTTGACGAAGTCAGGGCTCGTTTTCCGTTTGGGGTCATCCCAAAAACTCGTCTCATACGAGTTGAATTTCAGCGTGGCCCCCACTCGAACGCGCACCTTTTCAATGTCGGCCGCCTGCCGAGCTTGCTGGGCCTCCATCATCAGTTGTACGGCTTGCAGACGAGGCGCTACAGTCGACAAAAATGTCAAAATCTCTTGCGCTGAAGCCGTATCTAAAATCTTGACGGCACCCGAGGTCCAGTCCACGTGAAAAGCACTACGGCGCTCCGATGCTTCGCAAACAGGGTACAAGTCCACGGTTTTTGGTTCCCGTTCCTGTAGCAGCCAATTCGTGAGAGTGCCAGTCGCAATCGTTTTCTCTGCGAGCGGGATGTTCACGAGATCGGTGTTGCAAGGGTCTTTCACGACGTGAATAGACAAGAAAGAGAATGCTGTGGTGCGCTTGAACATGGAGTCGTTATCCAAGATCCGCTTGGAAAAGCTCGTGTAATCGGCCTCTTCATCCCACGTGACACGCTTCCATTTCATCCGCTTTATCAGCTCCTCTGATTCGTAAAACTGCTCTAAGGCACGGGAGGCGTTCTCCTGCTTTGCTGGCTCAGAGGTCTGAGTCCCTTTCTCACTTTTCGAGGTTCTTGTCGAGCGAAAAAAATCAATTAAATCTTTCGTGTATGCGACAAATCCCTTTTCCATCTTGTAGCGCTCCTTTTGCATCGCGCGCACGAGGTTCTTCTGCTGCATGAGCCATTCTAGAATATCAGGCTGAAAGGCCAGCCTCCTTCTCAAGGACATGGCTCTTCCCTAGTCTCGTGGAGCTCCCCACAAGCCAGATGGTAATGTCTCAACTGAGTAGTCGACCTTGAATGAGCGAGAAAAAACCAAGGAGCCGATTGTGTCAATTGTGGCAAAAAAACACCAAAttcgcaaaaaaaaatggaaaAGAAAGCAGAGGAAAATCGACGTGGAGTGACACATCGAACATTAGATCTGGTCTTTGCCATCGAGGCTAGAGTTAAACGTTGTCTTAACGCAATTGTACCTGTAGCGGAACTATCTACGTAGCGACTTTTTTTCTCAAAGACTTCGTAATGACCTATTTTTGGACGAAAGCATCAGAAAACTCTCAGGTGCCTGTTTTCTTGGCGTAAGCTCTATCCACGTTGATGCTGAAAGTGCAGCCTTCTTGCAAAGTAGAAAGCGACTGGAGAGAATAATAGCAAAGGCTGTCGTTAGACGgcaaggaaaagagaaaatgAAGGCTTATAAGGACTCCTCCACTTGTTCCATGCTTTTCGAAAAAGCATTCATACAAAGCGGCATTATCCCGCCCTCACACGTATGTGTTTCACATGCTAATCTTGATCACCAGCATttcacaaaaaaaaaccgcGAAGAAGCGCCTAGTGACCCGACCACGCCGGAGACGTGATCAGGCTTCCATCTTTGACCATCTCGGTGGGAAGAACCTCTTTGTACTTGCCTCCAGCGATTATCATGCCCGGCGAGACTGCAGGGTAGCACGTTAAGGTGCGCGACTCTGTCACGCCTCCGGCGACGAAAACCTAGATTCCGTGACAAGTGGCAGCAACGGGAAGATTATGGTTAAAGAAGCGGCGAGTGAACTGAAAAACTTTCTGGCTTAGACGAATGAACTTTGGCGTGCGTTCACCGGTAATGTACAGGCCTTGGTACTCTACTACATCCACTTCGTCAAATGAGTTCCTAATGATGAAGTTATGGCCACGCACCTCCACATATGTCTGGCAGCCCGTGAAGTCGTGAAAGGCGGTCGCGATACCGTCACCCTTCTTGTTCCAGGACACATGACATGTACAATTACTCCCAGCTGCTCGAGGACTTAAAAAGGAACCACgacctcgtcgtcctccacgAAGTCACCCGCCGGCAGGAGAACCTTTTTTTGTCATTTCGCTTTTTCGAAAGACAGAAGCGCTGCTTAGAAAAGAGTACGTAGGGATAAAGAAGCTGCGCTGAGTCAGCGCAGGGGTCCAACATATAAAGGCGGCTGGAGGTCAGGAAAAAAAGAATACGTTGACTGCTTTCATTCAGAAAAGCTGCGGTGTACACAGCGGACAAACGAAGAAGCTGGCCACATCAAATTGCACTGCATTCGCTCCAGGCCGTGGCGATGGTGGCTGAACGAACCGAATCCTTTCAGACTCGTTTTTCGGGTAGAAAACAATGGAGGCTGTAGTAGTGCCCATGCTTCGAAGGGAAAAAGATACAAGTCGACACCTCTGTTGCGTTATTCTCCTTCGCATTGCACAAGATTCCGgcgcacgaaaaaaaaaagacatgGAGATACGAAAATCTGGTGCTTGATGTACCATTCTTCGGCGTTTGCTCATGCTTACAGTATTAAATATATTCGACCCCTCTCTTCAAATAAATTCAAGGGGAAAATATCACACACCGTTtcttggcggcagcggtgcgcgcggggGTGGTGCAGATCAGCTAGTAGTCTACactctcctccgccccccctcccgagCTGTCGTGGCGGGTTCCGCAACATTGGGCACAATTACTGCACGCAGCGCCAACTGCAATACCAGGCTTGCGAGCCAAGGAGTGGAATATCCCGCATGAAGCATCATGGACAGCGCTGTTCGCAGAAGGTTACAACTACTGGTTGCACTGAATCCGTGTGAGTAAGCCGCCTCCGACGTGCTAACTTACTTCGATAAAACACCGCGAAACTCAGAAACTGTTCTAAAAGGAAGCTGGCCAAAGAAACACAGTGACACAagaatttttttttcgccgtGTGTTCATTCTGTCATACAACAGTGGCTCAGCTTCATTGTATCCCCGGCCCGTCACAGGCTTCATCGCGTCGTGGGAAGCAGCCGATAGATACGCGGTGCAGCAATGCGCTCAGTCCTGCGAGCACGGCCACTGCCTCACActctccccgcccccgcATTTCAGGTCTCCTCGCAGCTTCTCCCATCATCGCCAGATACCACATGTTAAATCGCTCGGCATGGCTTAGGCTCCCCAACACCAGTGGacagtgcgagggccgggtgagatGAGCTTCGGTTCCGCTAAGACTCTACGTAATCATACGGATGGTGCGGACGGGCTCACTGTCGCATGTGATTTCAATGCAATGCCATCCAGGACACGGCCGCAGACATCAGTGGCGGCAAATCGCCCTCACTTCCCCTAGGTCGCAGGCATCACCCTCTGTCACCACTAGAAGTGATTTTGTATTGGCAAGGGTAGAGGTTCCCTGACTTTTCCAGAGAGTGGGTACTGCCTCCTGACGCTGCGATATGTCCCTCTTCATCCTGCTCGTCGTGCGGTATGCAATAATGGGACTTGTCTTGTGCTCTCAAGCCGCCGGATCAGCTCAGACAATTATCCTCCACCTTCTCGCTTTCATCTTCTgtttcccttttttcctcTTGCCCACTGATCTTTGTGAAGTGCtcaaagcaaaaaaaaaagcagtcGCCGATGAAACGGTGCCGTTTCGAATCATGCAAAGATGATGGATTTTAGAGATGTTGCTGCTGAAGAGCAAATCAGGGGTTTTGTGGAGTACTTTGACAGGGTAAATTACCCGCTACAACCGTTCAGTACCGAAACAAAGGCCTTCTTTGGAAGATTCTTTGGAGGCAATGGCTTCGTAACGTTCTGCGATCTGCTTTTTGGTTCCTATTGCGAGAAGTACCTCGCAGAAGATGAGGAGATGTGCTGGATGGATTACGCGAATCTTGAGCCGACCAAGAGCTTAGCGGTGACGCTTCTGAGCCTGATTCATCCGAGCTCTACTTTCATATCCACGTTGGAGGCGCTTTCGACCCCATCGGCTACATTCGGTGCCCGTCTGAAGAAGGGGTGGAAAAACTCAACCGCTGCGCGGTCTTCCTCATTTTACTTGCTTGACTTGCCCCTCGTAGCCTTGCACCCACAGTTTTTCAAACTAATGGGCGAGCCCGCGGATTCGAATCTGTACGCACtgcctcgctctcgctgccaTCCCATCTTGCTTGTACCATTTTGGGACCCGCCGGTAGTCACGCGAAAAGAGTCCAGCCAGCAGCAAGTAATGACGTCACTGCCATGCCTGCCGATGGGCTATTTTCTGTTCCGTCTTCTACTGTTCGGCATGAAAAGGGTTCAGCGAAACAGCGCTGACTTTCTTGCgtggcgaaaaaaaaaaaatatcGTTGCCTGGATGTGGAGAGCAAAAGATGGATTGTATTCTGCATTCTACAAGACGATCCCTGTCGACATGCCCTTCTACGCGCAGCTACTGCAATCATATATTCAGATATACGTTTCGGCAACTCTTTCCCGTCACCTTAGCAGCAAAAGAAGCATTGCAGACATAAATTGGACCACCAATGACGCTACTGCTTCAGTTTTGATTTTGGcgccggagctgctggcaCATAGGGAGCTGCTGCAACCAGTTGGCGAAAACGATAGGGTTTCATGCAAAAATCCAGAGACTCTCGCGCAGATTCTTTTCGTGGTGCCGCTCTACACTCGCATGGTCTACGCAATGTCAGAAGAGAGCACTAGCTCTCCATTCATGGACTGCTCAGCAATCACTCCATCGGATTACTCAGTAAGCTCTTTATCCAAAGCACAGGCTGATATTGAGAACATTCGCAAAACGCTTTACAGGAATTGTCTGACGGTTCTACGCGAGTGCCTTTTGTCTTTGGAACTAGAGCCATACTGTAAAAATTCTCACTTCACGTATTGCCTTGAGCTGTGGGCGGTGCTTATGAACCCTTttgagaagcagcagcagatggcCCCGCCGCAATACGTAGCGCAACACTTCGAGTCCTTTGGCTTTCTCGCAGTTGATGTGTTGAACATGATCGTGAAAAGCTCTTTTGTTTACTCAATGACGGAAGCTGGGGCAAAGGTCCTGAAAAAGTGTTTTCTACTGTTGAGTCAGGACCCCGTGGTAACCCTTCTTGCAGAAATCAACGCATCGCAGCCGCCATCGCATACAGTTGCTGAGATGCTAGCCCGTCATTTTGTTTTGGATTGGATAGGCAGTGATGGTGGTATTCAGCTGCCGAATCTACACGGCAACACGACTTGCAGCCTTGCTGCTCGAGCATATGTTTCCCTGGAACGATTAATCAACGACGACACGACGGAGGTGATGCGAAGCGAGTTGAAAGAGACACTTAGTTTGATGGAGTGCGTCTTTCCGCGAATCACACAGTTTTTGGATACGTGGCGAGCCTCAGAGAAGGCCACACCTAAGAATTTCAAATCTGCTTCGGTGCCCACTATGACAGTTGTTCGACCGCTCACAGAGAGTGAGAAGCTACATTTTTTTAGAGGTGGCAAAGGAAATCAGAAAGTTTTTGCAAAAGGCTTGCGTCTACCGATTCGAAACGGACGCGTGCCTGGAAATCGTGACGCAGCGTTGAAAACGAGCCTGCGCAACGAAATACCGGCGCTGCTAGGTTTCTCCAGGTTCTTGGATGCTCTCATCGCAAAGAGTTTGGAAGAATACTACTCGAGCGTAATCCCTAAGTGCGATCATGGGCACAACTTGTGGCTTACTTACTCCAAGAATTACGCTTGCACGCACCACGCGTGCGAGCCAGCAATTTGGGAGTGCAGTATTTGTGAAAAAGTCTATGGCAGCTGTTGCAGAGGGCTT encodes:
- a CDS encoding EF hand containing protein, coding for MKEAFELLQRDGKIPKASVPTALRAAGLNPSEEKIKEIMVTATDVDMAGYEALVEKHDDKMDTAEAVKEAFRVFDKDLDGTVSVAEFRHIMTTMGEKYHEEEFRELIQGFEDNGVIHYEKFVDKMLAPFTEHGSAEDAH